One Halocalculus aciditolerans DNA segment encodes these proteins:
- the cas7b gene encoding type I-B CRISPR-associated protein Cas7/Csh2 — protein MSETQSESTAVENRSEIVFLYDAVDANPNENPLSGANRPRIDPGTQQAIVTDVRLKRYLRDQLDDDGHGVYIRNVQNEAGYQATRVDLLEDRLKGVDLDDYDPDDDEDAERLREDVFGEFLDESADVRYFGATMSVDTDDDYEDLLPDHFTGPVQFSPGKSMHAVNENEEYDSLTSVIATQGEKEQGGFDLDDHRIQYGLIRFHGLVDEHGAEDTKLTSEDVRRLDTLCWRALKNQTVSRSKVGQEPRLYCRVEYAEESYHLGGLDKDLALDESESKAEEDLRNVRDLTLAVDDFVDRLGNAEKQVKRVRVVASDVLQCSYDGDVGGPVVLYDALRDAVGEDTVDVVDVYDEYPETLGA, from the coding sequence ATGTCCGAAACCCAATCCGAATCCACTGCTGTCGAGAACCGCTCCGAGATTGTCTTCCTGTACGACGCCGTCGACGCGAACCCGAACGAGAACCCGCTCAGCGGCGCGAACCGCCCGCGCATCGACCCCGGAACCCAGCAGGCCATCGTGACGGACGTCCGCCTGAAGCGGTACCTCCGCGACCAGCTCGACGACGACGGCCACGGCGTCTACATCCGGAACGTGCAGAACGAAGCGGGCTATCAGGCGACTCGCGTGGACCTCCTCGAAGACCGCCTGAAAGGCGTTGACCTCGACGACTACGACCCGGACGACGACGAGGACGCGGAGCGGCTTCGTGAGGACGTCTTCGGTGAGTTCCTCGACGAGAGCGCGGACGTCCGATACTTCGGCGCGACGATGAGCGTCGACACCGACGACGACTACGAGGACCTCCTCCCCGACCACTTCACGGGGCCGGTGCAGTTCTCGCCGGGGAAGTCGATGCACGCGGTGAACGAGAACGAGGAGTACGACAGCCTCACGAGCGTCATCGCGACGCAAGGCGAGAAAGAGCAGGGCGGGTTCGACCTCGACGACCACCGCATCCAGTACGGGCTCATCAGGTTCCACGGGCTCGTCGACGAACACGGCGCGGAAGACACGAAGCTCACGTCCGAGGACGTCCGGCGGCTGGACACGCTCTGCTGGCGTGCGCTGAAGAATCAGACCGTGAGCCGGTCGAAAGTCGGACAGGAACCGCGACTCTACTGCCGCGTCGAGTACGCGGAGGAGAGCTACCACCTCGGTGGGTTGGACAAAGATCTCGCCCTCGACGAGTCGGAGTCGAAGGCCGAAGAGGACCTGCGGAACGTCCGCGACCTGACGCTCGCCGTCGACGACTTCGTCGACCGTCTCGGGAACGCGGAGAAACAGGTGAAACGCGTCCGCGTCGTCGCGAGCGACGTCCTCCAGTGCTCTTACGACGGCGACGTCGGCGGACCCGTCGTCCTCTACGACGCGCTCCGCGACGCCGTCGGCGAGGACACGGTGGACGTCGTCGACGTCTACGACGAGTACCCGGAGACGCTGGGAGCGTAG
- the cas5b gene encoding type I-B CRISPR-associated protein Cas5b codes for MAQESLDGWFDEGEESASRGERDALDRSSEPSDGTAEASTASSSHEFPERCLSFTVRGPWGHFRRVEGNVVKQTYRVIPRTTVAGLLAAVLGIGRDDYYELFAEGASAVAIEPVSELRTLNMPMNALSTAKSDLTSLNGRGKVSVRLPNPAKLRQQHNYEVLVDPAYRVDVALADDERYRELRETLDAGKSHYVPSLGLSEHLAEIDYHGEYAVEDGSSEGVVDVDSAVPNAVDSVVPDPGTRCQVEESPAFMETDAGGRTTTAFTAYTYNPDAGPLAVRDVETSLVDGRTVVFV; via the coding sequence GTGGCGCAGGAATCGCTCGACGGCTGGTTCGACGAAGGCGAAGAGAGCGCAAGTCGTGGTGAGCGCGACGCTCTGGACCGTTCGTCCGAGCCGAGCGACGGGACCGCCGAGGCGTCGACGGCTTCGAGTTCGCACGAGTTCCCCGAGCGCTGTCTCTCCTTCACCGTTCGCGGTCCGTGGGGGCACTTCCGGCGCGTCGAAGGGAACGTCGTGAAGCAGACGTATCGCGTCATCCCGCGGACGACGGTCGCGGGGCTGCTCGCGGCCGTGCTCGGCATCGGCCGCGACGACTACTACGAGCTGTTCGCCGAGGGCGCGTCGGCGGTCGCTATCGAGCCCGTCAGCGAGCTCCGAACGCTCAACATGCCGATGAACGCGCTCTCGACCGCGAAGAGCGACCTCACGTCGCTGAACGGGCGCGGGAAGGTTAGCGTGCGCCTCCCGAACCCGGCGAAGCTCCGCCAGCAACACAACTACGAAGTCCTCGTCGACCCCGCCTACCGCGTCGACGTCGCGCTCGCCGACGACGAGCGCTACCGGGAACTTCGCGAGACGCTCGACGCGGGGAAGTCTCACTACGTCCCGAGTCTCGGGCTCTCAGAGCATCTCGCCGAGATCGACTACCACGGCGAGTACGCCGTCGAAGACGGTTCGAGCGAGGGCGTCGTCGACGTGGATTCGGCGGTGCCGAACGCCGTCGACAGCGTCGTTCCCGACCCCGGAACGCGGTGTCAGGTCGAGGAGTCACCGGCGTTTATGGAGACTGACGCTGGCGGCCGGACGACGACGGCGTTTACGGCGTACACCTACAACCCTGATGCGGGTCCGCTCGCCG